The following proteins are co-located in the Dromiciops gliroides isolate mDroGli1 chromosome 2, mDroGli1.pri, whole genome shotgun sequence genome:
- the LOC122743306 gene encoding poly(A) polymerase alpha-like — translation MLVARICQLYPNATASTLVHKFFFVFSRWEWPTPVLLKRPKACHLNLPVWDPRVNPRDRHHLMPIITPAYPEQNSTCNVSVSTQMVMAEAFREGLAIADEIVLGKAEWSKLFEAPNFFHKYKHYVVLLASAPTEKHRLEWVGLVESKIRLLVGSLEKNEAIRLARVNPQSFPAPKENPGHEGFRTMWVIGLEFQKPENSGILSVDLTYDIQSFTEAVYRQAESSKVLEKDMKIVAMHVKRRQLHQLLPDTALPKKKRRAPEEVRWTALHDGSLASPEDGDYSMSGPAPTSATKTSPRNSWGSSRGTNSPAPALTAPSGTNIRATELSLPRGRGRAGESARATGSESVPQTASGTAPSPAPQTRLSRLGSSTRPGKQPPRPSGNAASEGPTPRAGVKRTASPQKQEPRKKTKTEEQREARQDASSLGLRAQAQRQTKGQLDAETSTAPSETLRTAAPLLALLDTRESPGTDLSDVPALPANPIRLFKHSIRLRLKR, via the coding sequence ATGCTGGTCGCGAGGATTTGCCAGCTTTATCCAAATGCAACCGCATCGACTCTTGTCCATAAGTTTTTCTTCGTATTTTCTAGATGGGAATGGCCAACACCGGTGCTATTGAAACGGCCCAAAGCATGCCATCTGAATCTGCCTGTGTGGGACCCAAGGGTAAACCCCAGGGACAGGCACCATCTTATGCCTATCATTACACCAGCATACCCAGAACAGAATTCTACGTGCAATGTGTCCGTCTCTACACAGATGGTCATGGCCGAGGCGTTCAGAGAAGGTCTTGCTATCGCAGATGAAATTGTGCTGGGTAAGGCAGAGTGGTCCAAACTTTTTGAAGCTCCCAACTTCTTTCACAAGTACAAGCATTATGTCGTACTTCTCGCAAGTGCACCCACGGAAAAGCACCGACTGGAATGGGTGGGCTTGGTGGAATCAAAAATCCGACTCCTCGTTGGAAGTTTGGAGAAGAATGAAGCCATCAGACTGGCTCGAGTGAATCCTCAGTCATTTCCAGCACCCAAGGAAAATCCTGGCCACGAAGGCTTTCGTACCATGTGGGTGATTGGGTTAGAGTTTCAAAAGCCAGAAAACTCTGGCATCCTCAGTGTTGACCTGACATATGACATTCAGTCTTTCACAGAGGCAGTTTACAGGCAAGCAGAAAGCAGCAAGGTGCTTGAGAAGGATATGAAAATTGTTGCGATGCATGTGAAAAGAAGGCAACTGCATCAGCTCCTACCTGATACGGCGCTGCCCAAAAAGAAAAGGCGTGCACCAGAAGAAGTTCGATGGACAGCTCTGCACGACGGCAGCCTCGCCTCGCCCGAGGATGGCGACTACAGCATGTCCGGGCCTGCTCCAACCAGTGCCACGAAGACCAGTCCACGGAACAGTTGGGGCAGCTCTCGGGGCACAAACAGTCCTGCCCCGGCTCTAACAGCCCCATCTGGGACCAACATCAGGGCGACTGAGCTTTCCCTGCCACGAGGACGAGGACGCGCCGGTGAAAGCGCAAGGGCTACTGGAAGTGAAAGCGTTCCTCAAACGGCCTCGGGGACTGCcccttctccagcaccacagaCTAGGCTCTCCAGACTTGGTTCCTCAACGCGCCCGGGAAAGCAGCCACCAAGACCTTCCGGAAACGCCGCAAGCGAAGGACCTACTCCTAGAGCTGGAGTCAAAAGGACGGCTTCACCTCAGAAGCAAGAGCCTCGCAAGAAAACCAAAACGGAAGAGCAGCGTGAGGCGAGGCAAGATGCCAGCTCTCTCGGTCTGAGGGCACAGGCTCAACGGCAAACCAAGGGACAACTCGACGCAGAAACAAGTACAGCTCCATCGGAGACTCTTAGGACAGCGGCCCCTCTCTTGGCTCTCTTGGATACTCGGGAAAGCCCCGGCACAGACCTTTCCGATGTGCCTGCTCTCCCGGCAAATCCTATTCGTCTCTTCAAGCACTCCATCAGACTGAGACTGAAGCGGTAG
- the LOC122744616 gene encoding 60S ribosomal protein L30-like, translated as MKKLLESINSRLQVVMKSGKYVLDYKQTLKMIRQGKAKIVILANSCPALRKSEIEYYAMLAKTGVHHYSGNNIELGVAYGKHYRVYTLAIT; from the coding sequence atgaagaaattgttGGAGTCTATCAATTCAAGGCTCCAGGTAGTGATGAAAAGTGGCAAATATGTGCTAGACTATAAACAAACCCTGAAAATGATCAGACAAGGCAAAGCCAAAATAGTCATCTTAGCCAACAGCTGCCCAGCCTTGAGGAAATCAGAGATTGAATATTATGCTATGTTGGCCAAAACTGGTGTACATCACTACAGTGGCAACAACATTGAATTGGGTGTAGCATATGGGAAGCACTACAGAGTTTATACACTGGCTATCACTTGA